A portion of the Cryptomeria japonica chromosome 5, Sugi_1.0, whole genome shotgun sequence genome contains these proteins:
- the LOC131042366 gene encoding uncharacterized protein LOC131042366 isoform X2, with protein sequence MTTNFCILQSAYPFPQHCILSTNIKSTPTSVISTFTLTYRTISTSAPFNYKHTTICGRKKGRIKARCELNTVGDDKDTTDTSSPNKKARAALEQLDSQLSALAEKNTFKDRNADYLLSGKGYVVSLCMLVKTGDFK encoded by the exons ATGACAACAAACTTCTGTATTCTTCAGTCCGCATACCCATTTCCTCAACATTGCATTCTCTCCACAAATATAAAATCCACGCCCACCTCCGTCATATCTACTTTCACATTAACATACAGAACAATCTCAACCTCTGCACCGTTCAATTACAAGCACACTACAATTTGCGGAAGGAAAAAGGGAAGGATAAAAGCCAGGTGTGAACTGAATACAGTTGGTGATGACAAAGACACCACTGATACATCTTCTCCAAATAAAAAGGCTCGTGCAGCGTTAGAACAACTGGATTCACAGCTCTCGGCTCTTGCAGAGAAAAATACCTTTAAGGACCGAAATGCTGATTATCTTT tgAGCGGCAAAGGTTATGTTGTATCTTTATGCATGTTGGTCAAAACAGGGGATTTTAAG TAA
- the LOC131042366 gene encoding uncharacterized protein LOC131042366 isoform X1: MTTNFCILQSAYPFPQHCILSTNIKSTPTSVISTFTLTYRTISTSAPFNYKHTTICGRKKGRIKARCELNTVGDDKDTTDTSSPNKKARAALEQLDSQLSALAEKNTFKDRNADYLLSNKEKTFKEAGIGKVDWPEFSPGFLAFTGIGLLLLTLVNNILFNVFIASSARKTPSAPYAFDVAKSRFDYKVESPEAPPLTNGS, encoded by the exons ATGACAACAAACTTCTGTATTCTTCAGTCCGCATACCCATTTCCTCAACATTGCATTCTCTCCACAAATATAAAATCCACGCCCACCTCCGTCATATCTACTTTCACATTAACATACAGAACAATCTCAACCTCTGCACCGTTCAATTACAAGCACACTACAATTTGCGGAAGGAAAAAGGGAAGGATAAAAGCCAGGTGTGAACTGAATACAGTTGGTGATGACAAAGACACCACTGATACATCTTCTCCAAATAAAAAGGCTCGTGCAGCGTTAGAACAACTGGATTCACAGCTCTCGGCTCTTGCAGAGAAAAATACCTTTAAGGACCGAAATGCTGATTATCTTT TAAGTAACAAGGAAAAGACATTCAAGGAAGCTGGTATTGGCAAGGTTGACTGGCCAGAATTTAGCCCAGGTTTTCTTGCTTTCACAGGCATTGGTCTCCTCCTCCTTACATTGGTTAATAATATACTATTCAATGTCTTCATTGCATCATCTGCGAGAAAAACTCCCTCAGCCCCTTATGCTTTTGATGTTGCaaaatcacggtttgattacaagGTTGAGTCGCCAGAGGCACCACCATTAACTAATGGAAGCTGA